One part of the Nocardia higoensis genome encodes these proteins:
- the rpmA gene encoding 50S ribosomal protein L27: MAHKKGASSSRNGRDSNAQRLGVKRFGGQTVKAGEILVRQRGTHFHPGVNVGRGGDDTLFALSAGAVEFGTKRGRKTVNIVVPEPVQA; this comes from the coding sequence ATGGCACACAAGAAGGGCGCGTCCAGCTCCCGGAACGGACGCGATTCCAACGCCCAGCGACTCGGCGTCAAGCGCTTCGGCGGTCAGACCGTCAAGGCCGGCGAGATCCTGGTCCGTCAGCGCGGCACCCACTTCCACCCCGGCGTGAACGTCGGCCGTGGCGGCGACGACACCCTGTTCGCGCTGTCGGCGGGCGCGGTGGAGTTCGGCACGAAGCGTGGCCGCAAGACCGTGAACATCGTTGTTCCGGAGCCGGTTCAGGCCTGA
- the rplU gene encoding 50S ribosomal protein L21: protein MATYAIVKTGGKQYKVAVGDLVKVEKIEGAPGAAVELSPVLVVDGAELTTDAAALAGRSVTAELVEQTKGPKIRIHKFKNKTGYHKRQGHRQPLTVLKVTGIK from the coding sequence ATGGCAACGTACGCGATCGTCAAGACCGGCGGAAAGCAGTACAAGGTCGCGGTCGGTGACCTGGTGAAGGTCGAAAAGATCGAGGGCGCGCCCGGCGCCGCCGTCGAGCTCTCGCCCGTCCTCGTGGTGGACGGCGCCGAACTGACCACCGACGCGGCCGCTCTGGCCGGCCGTTCGGTGACCGCGGAGCTGGTCGAGCAGACCAAGGGCCCCAAGATCCGCATTCACAAGTTCAAGAACAAGACCGGCTACCACAAGCGCCAGGGTCACCGTCAGCCGCTGACGGTCCTGAAGGTCACCGGCATCAAGTAA